The DNA segment TCATATTAGGCGATATTAACGCCAACACCCGTACTCGTTGCGTGGATGAGTATGTAGAGATGACTGACCCCAATTCTTTTACACGCTCCTCACCAAATGTTGCAAGGGCAGCTAATTTGCAGATATCGCATTCTTCAAACACGAATTTGACTTCACAACAGCGTTCTGTCGATGGGTTTGTAAAAGTGActaatttgaacaattttacatGCTCCTCGAATAACACTACACCACCGAAAAAACCCATACCTAGCCCACGTTCCATAAGAACCAATGACTATGCCAATATTAATCACATTTTAACAACATCAAATTCAAGTATTAATTGCACGAATGCGGCGGAATCGTTATCACCAACCATGCCGCAAAAGTAAGTAAAACAACATCACTTATcacggtgttttttttttttttattttacacgaGTTACACTGCATACTCACATAATGGAGTGTATATTACAGACCACAGGACCAAAGCCCACCACCGCAGCCATGCAAAGTATCGCCCGTGAAAGATGCGAACAATAATTGCCATAATATTAACGAGAAGAAACACTCGCCCACCCCCGATTTTCCGCCACCGACGGTTTTTCAAGCGGAACATACCATACTCGAATTTATGAGACCTAATAGCACTCATAGCAAGCGTAAATCATTGGGCCTGAAGCAACAACCACACCCAGATTTGGAATCCTTCATTATGGACGCTATAAATCAATTTGAGCTACCTGATTCTCCAGTGAGTTCTCGTGTTTCGGATTGTGTGGAGGAGTTTGTGGGTGATGCACCTTTTGCTGGTTAGTTTCAATATATTTCTGCAAAATATGTTACTAACTGTTGaattaaacattatttaatttcttcgcAATATAGGACTTTTTAAAGGTTCTACTTTGAATTTGGCAATGGATGGTAAAGAAGATGGCTTTTCCGTTCACCGCGCATCTAGTGGCCTACGCTCACCGAGTTTGGTGCGCTCAATAAAGCCACTACCACCCAAAAGAAATATTGCTCAGTCGCAAAAAGCGGTTGATGCTGAAAATTTCAATGCTGCACAAGTGTGGGCAGAGATTGATACCATACTTGAAAGTATTGGCAATGAGGTCAATAAACAGTCGGAACAAATAAGCGAGCTCAATAAAACCAGCACCTTGAACAAGGAGTCATTGCAAATACGTAGACCAGCAGCTTTGTGTTTGGGTAGTAACGACGATTGTGCAAACAACTGGTGTCATTCTCCAAACACGCTTATATTCGGACAAATACTCTACACAGTATATGTATGTCGCTTATGATTTAACTGTACAAATGAGTTTACAAcaatttgtgttatttttaaagtatcTAGGGTCCACAGTTATACGTGAATTGCACGGTACTACTTCCACACGAAAatccatattaaaatttaagcgAAATGCCACTCCACTGCCAGTGGTCAAGGAGAGGGAATCGAACTTAGTAAAGGATTGCAATAATTTAACCAAAATGCTCAAAGAGTCTAATCAGGATACGCGCCTAAAAGTTGGTCTTGCTGTGTCTTGTGGTGGTGTAAAGTTTTTAAACACCGACAATAGTGTAAGATTTCAAACATTACACGTATACTTTGAACAAAAACTACTAATCACATATATTTCTAGTCCACCATTTGCACGCACGATATCGAAAACATCAATTGTGTGTGCCAGGATGCCGAGGACTTGCGTTATTTTGCTTATATtactaaagaagaagatatgcaTTACTGTCATGTTTTTATGGTGGATAATTTGGTACGATACTCGTTCATAATTAAGTACAATATTATACtgtattgttattatttatttcaggaGTTATCACACGAAATTATTTTGACATTGGGTGAGGCGTTTGAAGTTGCATATCAGTTGGCGCTAAGCAAAGAAGATGTCGCACCGATTTCTAATAATTCGAGGTCTATGGAAAATATTGCCGAGATATAGTTTGACCATAAACTAACTACTAACTTTAATttctaattcaatttaattttgtattcaaCCACTAGTcgttgatttttaaattttcaaattgtattAATGAAGGTATTTAAAACCTACGCGGTTTTGTTTATCGCATTTTCCACGATTCTTGCAAAATCGTGACGTTGCATTAcgatttttgttaattttgaatgTTTTAATACAAACTTGttatttatgaaaacaaaatgtattttatttaatatatggaCATGTATATAAAACTTTGAAAGCTCCTACAACTGAAGGGTTCGCAAATGACCGGATACGTACAATACATCCTGTGGATAATTTaagcgaaaatatttcgaatttgacataaaaagCCCCATTTCTTCGGGCATTAGTGATGTGAAGTTAAAAATAACGCAACGCGACTCtgcaacaattttatttcttattttttttagttgttgCTTAAAACTGACAAGATtaacatatattattaataagtctaatataatatacttatttatatatatagtatattatattatactatttcaataataattattattacactttttctcctaaaaaatatatattttaaattacgaTGGCAACATTGATACTCTTGAAGGTATTGCATCCCTGCCATTGTTTGACATACGGCATTTGCCGTCAggtgtgaaaaatatattttcacattATTCAAGAAAtaacaatttgttttattttgtgaatATTGTTAAAAAGTAGTGTATTATCAGAAaagccaaaaaatggaaaaatctagGGCAAAAGTTACGAGTGAGGATATTGCTGATGGAGAAGGTAAGCTGTTGTGAATTTGTATTAGTTGGATTTCTCCCATGTGCAGGGTGAGGCAGACAGGCCATTAGGCATGTCTTTTATTTACATGAAAATGTACGGGTGTCTTATGAATAAAGACCTAATATTACACACAGTTTGAAAGTTTGCAGTGTTCtcagttatttttattaagaagCTGTTACAAGCAACAacgtaaagaaaaatatttttaagaaaatcatagTTCTTGATAAGGTATGAGATTTGTAGTTTTCTagttaatacaataaaattcaTTGTATTGCATTTGCAGTTGCTGGCGACAAAAATGATGGCTATACCACAGGATCTGCTAATGGTGAACCGAAATGCAAAGTTGCAAAGCTTAGCACAGAAGCAAACATCATAGCTGACCTAACACTTAATCACTCATACACAACACCGGCGTTTACACAGCAACTAAAAGCAGAATGGAGTTCGCAAGAGAAACAAGACTTTCACGACTCAGCAACGGATGTAAAAGTTTTTAGAGATCCTTTTCAAGTTTGTCTGCTACCAGATCtactacaaaataaaattacatgcCGACAACTTGTCGATGAAATGGTGCAAAAAGTTCAATGGTCTCGCAAACAAATGGATTTATACGAATTTTATCAAAGTGCGGATTTGTCCAATATGGCTACTTGTAAGTTATTAACAAGTTTCCTGCAAATGCTGCGACGCACTGTGAGACCCTGGCTAGAGGCATTGACAGGCTTAAAATTAGATTATGTATCTGCTTCTTGCTCTATGTACACCTGCGGAGATTACCTACTGGTACACGATGACTTACTAAAAGACCGGCAAATAGCTTTCATATACTATCTTTCACCTTGGGAAAATGTGGAACAGTGGCGTGAAGATCAAGGAGGTTGTTTAGAGCTTTTCAACAGTGATGATCATTGCTTCCCAGTATTCCCCGTAAAACGAAAAATATCACCTAAAAACAACCAATTTGCCTTTTTCAAAGTTGGCTCACGCTCATTTCATCAAGTTGGCGAAGTGACATCATTCGACTATCCACGTCTGACCATAAATGGTTGGTTTCATGGTGCATCCAATGATGACTTGATCTCTGACATAATGCGACCATTTGGAAAACAAGAATTCACATCACCAGTAAATAAGCTTTCGATTAATATAAATGAACTGTTAAACGAGGTATACTTAAAAGCTCAAACCaaaaaaagcatacaaaaacgCATCGAAGACAATTCCGAGATTTGCTTATACGAGTTTTTGAGGCGTGAAATTTTCGAACAAGCCCTAGAACAATTGTTGCACGACGACACCTTGAAATGGCGTCTGGAAGGACCAGCAAATGCGCATAATTATGAAGTGCTTGAACTTGATACGGCCAGTAAATCTATATCTCGTTTGATTTCACTATTTTCAAGTACCGAAATCTTTGCCTTACTACGTGACTACACCGATCTGGACTTGGCTGGACCGAACGCTATTAATCCCACATATAATCTGCAAATACAACGTTGGTCACACGGCAACTACACTGTTCTCGGTGACGGCGCCATTTGTGAGGAGAACACACTGGACCTAATTTATTACCTCAACGCCAGTGAAGGCGCTGCTATTGTTACCTATCTCTCACCCGAAGCGGATGAACCGCTACAAAAGCAACGAAATGAAGACTCAGATTTTGATGATATTGATTTCAACGAAGAAGATGATGACTCTGTACTTTTGACAATTACGCCAGTGGATAATGCGCTTAATATTGTATATCGCTGTGAAGGCACGACCAAATTCACCAAATACGTGTCGCGTAATACGCCACTGGAACGCGGGCCGGTCCATGTGATTTCTTGCAGTTATAAAGAATAGTGCGTGCTAACGTCCACGTCTCTTTTAGCAGCGCCACGCAcaaataacattaattttatGTGTTACCAATATGATAACTGTATATTTTAGTTtaccacaaatttttttgtgtgcTGAGTCACATTCAAAAAAGGCAACCGAATAACGGTACACGAAAATTATAATGAAGCAAAGAAAACACAGTTTATACCtcctattaattattttgttgaaatataattatttaaaacagaaaaaaagaaataaatatgtattagttGTTCCAAATAATCAAGCAGTTTGTTTACAGTGTATAAATGAAGACAAAGAGATTTATTAATTTGGTGTAGAGTCCAACTGGGCTGCGATTTGCTCTATATTCAGGTAAGGGTCAGttcagtaacaaaaaaaaaaggcaaaaaattataactgtTTACAACAAGTGCAGTGCTTAATTGAAAAACGGTCGTTTACTTTGCGGTTAGTTATACTCTAACTTAGTGAGAACAGTTATTTGcttgaaagttaattaaaaatttttgctatGTTACGAATGCActtcggttgttgttgttgtagcggcaaaaaCGTTCCTGCAGTAATTTCTGgaaatggtgccgagttgacagtccttggccgaatATAAAtctgggtccgttccggttacttagaccccaTTGTCGTAGAAACGGAATAATACACTTCGGTCGCCAATATTAGTGAGTCAAACGCGAGTAGAAGACCAATTGATCCTACTATAAGcaaaattctgccgctacaacaacaagggATTTTAAACTGGTCAAGGATTGTCAACTCGGAATTGTGGAATATTTTCCATCTCTAAGGCAGCAACGAACCATAATGTTACCGGCTGTGCAGCACTCTGAAAGAAACAATACGATGAAGCTTAGAAGACTCCAGTTGTAGACTTACTATtggcttacatatgtacatacgtaggtttgttgttgttgtttccgtAGCATCAGAGACAGACCGTGACTAGCGTTACTTGGCCTTAAATGCCACCGATGAATAGATTGTGAAAATGTGATGAGAATTTAAGgaagcaaaaactaaaaaaaaaacttcttaagGCGGGCTTATCGATATCTTATCGATATAAAAATTCTAACGTTACTTCACTGTTACTCTCAGAAACTAATTTGTTGACTagcatttgtttaatttttttcagataaatACCGTCTCTTTGCCTCCATGGCCTTCATGATTGTGGTCATTATTGTTGGCGTGCCTATGTGGTGGAAGACAACAGAAGTATACAGGTAAATGAATTTCTATACATAAAACGTTGCATATTTATTACAACAACATACTTTCTTTCAAACGCTTAACGGTAGAGTGAGCTTACCATCAGCGGATATCATGAGTTTGAGCGACAAACCGATAGAAATTGGCACAAAGGTTGCCATATACACGTTTGAAAAGTCACGTGGTGAACTACTAGTCAAAGAGCTGACGGAAGCTTATGCCAATAACGGTTTGTTTGTAAACCATTAATAAATGTCAAAGGTCGGTCTTATGTCAATATCCATTTTCTTAATTACAGAACTATGGCGTCCACAATTCGTGCAAATTGCGCCATTTGAGAAAGCGCTGCAAACCAAAACGCCAGCTGGTCTTGAGAATATATTGCTGAAGACGGAAGAAATTAAAGCTGGCGATTTTCTCTTCATTGAATGGCCAAAATTGCAAGAAGAAGTTTTGCTCACATCTGAGCGTTCCGCCTTGATACGCAGCGATACTTGTACGTTTTGTCCAcaaatcctaagattttaggctATTTCAtccgtttttgctttaatttcagCTTCCACACGCATTAAGCAGGTCATAAATACACTTATTCTGCAAACTCATCGCATGCAACAGATACTTAACGCAAATCACCGAGAAGCGGTCAAAAGTGAAGCGCCACAGACGGAGTACGATGTGGTGGTGTCGATATTGAATCCACGTCCGGATATAATGAACGCCAAGTGGAATGTGCGCATGGCTGTGGAAAGTATGCTccacaattaaattattttctacgaaatattaatttgtgAACAATCTTTCCTATCATAACTTGTTAGCCTATATTGCACCCTTTCTTAATGAAGTGTCACAAATATCCAACTACACGCTCACCACACAATGGAAATATCAGCTGCCTTTTGAAGCCGATTTGAAACAGGTGCGCGATGCCTCAAAACTTGGCCGCCACTACGCTTTGGGCGAGGCCGATTTGCCGCACATAATTACGTCGATTGAAAAGAATCTCGGCGTTGGCATAACGGCCAAGCCGGCAATTAATTTAGTGGTTTATATAACACCGTGTGACATTGCGCCCGTACACATTTATAATCGTCAAAATAAGCAAGCCACACGCCAGAAGGTGGATTCATTCATTTCGCCTAAATGGGGTGGCATCATCATTGCCAATCCGCCCGCCGAGGCATGCTTCCACTATAACACTGCCCAACAGCCGGTCGAATTTTACGTGAACACCAATGATGTCATGCAAATCATGTTGTATCAGCTGCAAAAGTTGCTGGACATTAATGTGGAGGTGAGCTACCAACAACTAAAGCATATTTACGTATATATTAATGCAATTGCATTTTCAGTTCAACATAGATGGCGTCAAAACGGTGGCCCTAGAGCAGATAGCGCCACGTCGTTGGGAATATGAAGCTTATATACGCCGCAGCGTGGTGATGCACATCGCCACCGCAAGCAACACGTTGCAGAGCCTCATTAAGCTACTAGGTAAGCACACGCAACTCCTTAATTAAGCGAATTTTAAAAACCCTTACACCTTTGTTCACAGACAACATCAGTTATATTGTTATCAATGATGACGTGGGCGAGTCCATTAATGACGCGTACAAAAAGTTGCTTCTGGCTAAGCAGGCGCTTGCTGCGGGTAATCTGCTGGCTGCCTCCGACTATGCTAGAACTGCCTTTGTCGCCTCGGAACATGCATTCTTCGATGCAAGTCTGTTGGCGCAATTATACTttcccgacgaacaaaaataTGCCATATACATTCCATTGTTCCTGCCCATTATGGTGCCGGTGATTACATCGTTCACCATGATTCGCAAGCTGCTGACGAAATTACGTAATGCCAAAAAGCAGAAAGTCGCTTAATGTAACTGTAGTTAATGcatacgtttgtatgtattgctTTTGTATGTCATTTAGCTATAAATTCATGGTAGTATTATTAATTTATCGACTGTAATGATTTTCTGATAACTGATCTGATTgagtaaaaacattttcgtaCGAAAATCGTGTCCCGTGGAATTTATTTGCTCTTTGGGGTTAACTTTAACCCAATCTTTGCGGGGGGTTAGTGCCAAAGATGGCTTGACCAACAAACGCAATCTCAATCTTGTTGTAATGGTTAACTAGAGTTTAGGTTGGAGTAGCAAAGAACTGTTACGTTTCATATGACTTTTTAATTGGGAAAAAGTTATACTGATACCATACAACCATTACTGCGGAAATTGCCACGAGGTAAAAGAAGGccaccgttcccacgacagtcggatctACGTAATTGGAACGGACCCgggtcggataaaaatccggttcGGTTCCGGTTACTTGGACACGACTGTCGTGGGAAAGGATCGCTTGCCTGTTTCTTGGCGATGACTCGGAAGTTACACATAAGGACATAATATTGGGAGGGGATTTTAGTCGCAGTggttttacaatttatttgttattgagcgtcaattttttcacttttttttcattggGAGTGGTTTCTACGTGGCGGGTTCAAAACCCAGCCGTCAACCTTGCTAGGCGAGGCGATTAAgttgtatacacatttatatagtgAGCCGCTTCTTTCAAGACCGACGCCCGCTCGGAGCTGCACCTCTGGCAAACAGACGCTGCCATTAGACTTCGACGAAACCACAAACAGAGGTGGCTAAGTTGAAGCTTCCTCCCAGCGAATCCAGGCTCCACACGGGTTGGCTACGGCATCTTAAACAAGGGTCACTCAAGTTTCCAGGTTGCGCGGCGAGAACGCAAGAGTAGGAATTGGGAATAGCCCACGACTGTAACTGCTTATTCCGAAGCATGCGTACGTTCCGAGAACCTAACATCTACTCGAACAACTACATATATTGTTATAGCGAAGATACGCGCCCTCTGTACTGCAAAGCACGccaagagcttgacaagctggccgagagaggtaatgctcaaaaattctacgaaaagatgcagcgattaacaaaaggtttcaagacgagagcatactcttgtagaatcccaAGACTGATGTCcaaagcatactgaaattatggagggaacacttcttcagactgctgaatggcagtgaaagcataacaccaggagaccAGGAACACGATTCTGCAATCGATGtcgatggagcggacgttccattgaccgatcatgaagaagttctaACAGCAATTACTCATCTGACCCAGCAAAGCGACGGGGGCCGTTGAATTGCCGgcagagctattcaaatacggcggtgaagagctgataaggagcatgcatcaattcttttgtagaatatagtcggacgaaagcatgcccgacgattggaattttaaaaggttctatcgagcgatAGAACAttgtgccaaatcttggaaaagctCCGTGAAAAGAGTATCgccacacaccacctctttgtcgatcgCTTTGTCTAAATTTGGCATtcccgtaaaactaatacggctatgtaaactgacgttgaggaaTACcagaagctccgtcaggattgggatGGATGGTGCGGAGGAATGGACAATgtcatcatctgatgagtcggccttaggaagGTCCGAGAGAAAGGATTTGCGGAAAATTAATGGTCCTTTCCCTATTAGCAACGGTTAGTATGGTAGTCGATGGAACCATAAGCCATTTGTGGTAtatggcgacattgacatagttcagcaaatcaagagacagcggctgcgctggctacgttgttgttgtagtgtctGTAGATCTCCACTacattggagagatcaggtagagaaggacctggctgcgcttgatatctcgaattggcgccaaatagtgaaatgaagaaacgactggcgcgctgttgttaactcggctataaccgcataagtgGTGATATttcacgatcttggtggccaatcgaccgacccaaaacgtgaatcCACTGATTGATatgatgtgtgagaagtggcgcatgaaatagtcggttatcatggcgcgttaactgtcgccattgacggttacgttctcacaggcatcatttttgaaaaaatatggaccgatgataacaccggcccacaaaacacaccaaaccgaTGTTTTTTccgaatgaaatggcagctcatgactctcttcaggttgcttttcatCCCAAATGTggcatttttgcttgtttacatacccattgagccagaaataggcctcatcgctgaacaaaatttaacttgaaaatgtcggatcttcttggtaCTTTTCGAGAGccttagagcgaagcgatgtcgtatgggaagtctttccatgatgaaatgccaaaaaataagGAACAAAAGTAATATGACAGTTTGACACAATTCATTCGTGATCTGATCgagaaaaggctattgaaaaaagtactctACTTGGGTGCCGAACTGAGTCTATTTAACTTTGACCGCGGTATAatctttcagtttttgagacatcaatctgaaattttgtccTTTTCTACCCAAGAAGCACCTCATTTTCATTTGTctaaccgtcgatatcggacaactataacctATAGTTGCAATacaactgaccgatcaaactcaagccTTCGTAAgagaaacctttttatttgataaggtatcttaacaaaatttggcatagactACAAGTATTATCCAAGGCATCGGTACAATCTCCGGACATTAGCGGAATCTCTTTGCAAGTAAAGTAGAATAAGTCAATATCACTCTAGACCAGtagattatattgaaatttacagAACTGAAGGTTTAAACTGCAAGGACCAGCGCTTGAGAAATTCTTCACATGGAAACCAGCTATAGACCCAATAACCATAACTTCACCATTTAAATAGGTATCTTCAGACATACATGCAAAATATACACCCTTTATAACTTTATGCatgttattttcaaatttacaacTCGCTTCTTCAAAAGATACGTAAAAAGacgataataaaaatatctgtgtaaattcatttttaattgcaataatttattttttatctttatttttgcgTATATGAAAACTTCGCTAATTA comes from the Bactrocera neohumeralis isolate Rockhampton chromosome 2, APGP_CSIRO_Bneo_wtdbg2-racon-allhic-juicebox.fasta_v2, whole genome shotgun sequence genome and includes:
- the LOC126766047 gene encoding uncharacterized protein LOC126766047 isoform X3 translates to MGKDQELLEAARIGNIAVVGKILEQISKRNSGPFSSFRRSPCINSQDVNGYTPLHHACLNGHGNIVRLLLVHNAAPDMPDIRGSTPLYLAAWAGHDEIVKQLLLHTPKAANPNAQTIDNETPLHCAAQHGHNTVLAILLAYGADPTVRNNSFQTALDLAAQFGRLQAVQTLIRTHPELLAPYRSSGSKTPTTSTIESTPYTISPSTHLFTHTCLHLASRNGHKKVVEALLAAGVDVNIMTNSGTALHEAALCGKKAVVNVLLQAGVNPNATDGSGHTALDLLKDYPPHVTYEIVCAIKDASNGTHFKPINELSDGDDHERSDSSISPVPNIAFERGQNDAKVSAIAHKEFLMPKTVKPNRLSVSMSSLEHTSKPQSNYLPMKPILWQNSHTGIAPPFCQNDRNVLPLFSPVEKQRSLWSVSNYQHRTRSPSSPSRYGGRAQMSHKAYEHVSLARSGSVHNLHGHNTKLFILGDINANTRTRCVDEYVEMTDPNSFTRSSPNVARAANLQISHSSNTNLTSQQRSVDGFVKVTNLNNFTCSSNNTTPPKKPIPSPRSIRTNDYANINHILTTSNSSINCTNAAESLSPTMPQKPQDQSPPPQPCKVSPVKDANNNCHNINEKKHSPTPDFPPPTVFQAEHTILEFMRPNSTHSKRKSLGLKQQPHPDLESFIMDAINQFELPDSPVSSRVSDCVEEFVGDAPFAGLFKGSTLNLAMDGKEDGFSVHRASSGLRSPSLVRSIKPLPPKRNIAQSQKAVDAENFNAAQVWAEIDTILESIGNEVNKQSEQISELNKTSTLNKESLQIRRPAALCLGSNDDCANNWCHSPNTLIFGQILYTVYYLGSTVIRELHGTTSTRKSILKFKRNATPLPVVKERESNLVKDCNNLTKMLKESNQDTRLKVGLAVSCGGVKFLNTDNSSTICTHDIENINCVCQDAEDLRYFAYITKEEDMHYCHVFMVDNLELSHEIILTLGEAFEVAYQLALSKEDVAPISNNSRSMENIAEI
- the LOC126766047 gene encoding uncharacterized protein LOC126766047 isoform X1; the encoded protein is MGKDQELLEAARIGNIAVVGKILEQISKRNSGPFSSFRRSPCINSQDVNGYTPLHHACLNGHGNIVRLLLVHNAAPDMPDIRGSTPLYLAAWAGHDEIVKQLLLHTPKAANPNAQTIDNETPLHCAAQHGHNTVLAILLAYGADPTVRNNSFQTALDLAAQFGRLQAVQTLIRTHPELLAPYRSSGSKTPTTSTIESTPYTISPSTHLFTHTCLHLASRNGHKKVVEALLAAGVDVNIMTNSGTALHEAALCGKKAVVNVLLQAGVNPNATDGSGHTALDLLKDYPPHVTYEIVCAIKDFYKDASNGTHFKPINELSDGDDHERSDSSISPVPNIAFERGQNDAKVSAIAHKEFLMPKTVKPNRLSVSMSSLEHTSKPQSNYLPMKPILWQNSHTGIAPPFCQNDRNVLPLFSPVEKQRSLWSVSNYQHRTRSPSSPSRYGGRAQMSHKAYEHVSLARSGSVHNLHGHNTKLFILGDINANTRTRCVDEYVEMTDPNSFTRSSPNVARAANLQISHSSNTNLTSQQRSVDGFVKVTNLNNFTCSSNNTTPPKKPIPSPRSIRTNDYANINHILTTSNSSINCTNAAESLSPTMPQKPQDQSPPPQPCKVSPVKDANNNCHNINEKKHSPTPDFPPPTVFQAEHTILEFMRPNSTHSKRKSLGLKQQPHPDLESFIMDAINQFELPDSPVSSRVSDCVEEFVGDAPFAGLFKGSTLNLAMDGKEDGFSVHRASSGLRSPSLVRSIKPLPPKRNIAQSQKAVDAENFNAAQVWAEIDTILESIGNEVNKQSEQISELNKTSTLNKESLQIRRPAALCLGSNDDCANNWCHSPNTLIFGQILYTVYYLGSTVIRELHGTTSTRKSILKFKRNATPLPVVKERESNLVKDCNNLTKMLKESNQDTRLKVGLAVSCGGVKFLNTDNSSTICTHDIENINCVCQDAEDLRYFAYITKEEDMHYCHVFMVDNLELSHEIILTLGEAFEVAYQLALSKEDVAPISNNSRSMENIAEI
- the LOC126766047 gene encoding uncharacterized protein LOC126766047 isoform X2 codes for the protein MGKDQELLEAARIGNIAVVGKILEQISKRNSGPFSSFRRSPCINSQDVNGYTPLHHACLNGHGNIVRLLLVHNAAPDMPDIRGSTPLYLAAWAGHDEIVKQLLLHTPKAANPNAQTIDNETPLHCAAQHGHNTVLAILLAYGADPTVRNNSFQTALDLAAQFGRLQAVQTLIRTHPELLAPYRSSGSKTPTTSTIESTPYTISPSTHLFTHTCLHLASRNGHKKVVEALLAAGVDVNIMTNSGTALHEAALCGKKAVVNVLLQAGVNPNATDGSGHTALDLLKDYPPHVTYEIVCAIKDFYKDASNGTHFKPINELSDGDDHERSDSSISPVPNIAFERGQNDAKVSAIAHKEFLMPKTVKPNRLSVSMSSLEHTSKPQSNYLPMKPILWQNSHTGIAPPFCQNDRNVLPLFSPVEKQRSLWSVSNYQHRTRSPSSPSRYGGRAQMSHKAYEHVSLARSGSVHNLHGHNTKRDINANTRTRCVDEYVEMTDPNSFTRSSPNVARAANLQISHSSNTNLTSQQRSVDGFVKVTNLNNFTCSSNNTTPPKKPIPSPRSIRTNDYANINHILTTSNSSINCTNAAESLSPTMPQKPQDQSPPPQPCKVSPVKDANNNCHNINEKKHSPTPDFPPPTVFQAEHTILEFMRPNSTHSKRKSLGLKQQPHPDLESFIMDAINQFELPDSPVSSRVSDCVEEFVGDAPFAGLFKGSTLNLAMDGKEDGFSVHRASSGLRSPSLVRSIKPLPPKRNIAQSQKAVDAENFNAAQVWAEIDTILESIGNEVNKQSEQISELNKTSTLNKESLQIRRPAALCLGSNDDCANNWCHSPNTLIFGQILYTVYYLGSTVIRELHGTTSTRKSILKFKRNATPLPVVKERESNLVKDCNNLTKMLKESNQDTRLKVGLAVSCGGVKFLNTDNSSTICTHDIENINCVCQDAEDLRYFAYITKEEDMHYCHVFMVDNLELSHEIILTLGEAFEVAYQLALSKEDVAPISNNSRSMENIAEI
- the LOC126766047 gene encoding ankyrin repeat and sterile alpha motif domain-containing protein 1B isoform X4 encodes the protein MGKDQELLEAARIGNIAVVGKILEQISKRNSGPFSSFRRSPCINSQDVNGYTPLHHACLNGHGNIVRLLLVHNAAPDMPDIRGSTPLYLAAWAGHDEIVKQLLLHTPKAANPNAQTIDNETPLHCAAQHGHNTVLAILLAYGADPTVRNNSFQTALDLAAQFGRLQAVQTLIRTHPELLAPYRSSGSKTPTTSTIESTPYTISPSTHLFTHTCLHLASRNGHKKVVEALLAAGVDVNIMTNSGTALHEAALCGKKAVVNVLLQAGVNPNATDGSGHTALDLLKDYPPHVTYEIVCAIKDFYKDASNGTHFKPINELSDGDDHERSDSSISPVPNIAFERGQNDAKVSAIAHKEFLMPKTPQDQSPPPQPCKVSPVKDANNNCHNINEKKHSPTPDFPPPTVFQAEHTILEFMRPNSTHSKRKSLGLKQQPHPDLESFIMDAINQFELPDSPVSSRVSDCVEEFVGDAPFAGLFKGSTLNLAMDGKEDGFSVHRASSGLRSPSLVRSIKPLPPKRNIAQSQKAVDAENFNAAQVWAEIDTILESIGNEVNKQSEQISELNKTSTLNKESLQIRRPAALCLGSNDDCANNWCHSPNTLIFGQILYTVYYLGSTVIRELHGTTSTRKSILKFKRNATPLPVVKERESNLVKDCNNLTKMLKESNQDTRLKVGLAVSCGGVKFLNTDNSSTICTHDIENINCVCQDAEDLRYFAYITKEEDMHYCHVFMVDNLELSHEIILTLGEAFEVAYQLALSKEDVAPISNNSRSMENIAEI